A single genomic interval of Ramlibacter sp. harbors:
- a CDS encoding GTP cyclohydrolase II has product MSVEVPATPATPVPTSTKDNSPRHIRLTSHTGGFGALPIRWGAATAAERGPVVGTTTKRAHRNVIGTHSGSYSIYRALAVASGGLSRDHKADLTNTAPTDVIGPYPQWSEPGRIVAMDPWGATIATEFAAELAAGYDIRPTIAVTQAHVILPEVIEALQKGRLKADGKVLTAGGAAMVTKVAVEPVWYLPGVAERFGCSETDLRRVLFEETGGMYPELVTRSDLEVFLPPIGGLTAYIFGKPRDLANPEVELTARVHDECNGSDVFGSDICTCRPYLTHAIEECIQGAQRGGVGLVSYFRKEGRALGEVTKFLVYNARKRQVGGDTADQYFNRTECVAGVQDMRFQELMPDVLSWLGIRKIHRLVSMSNMKYDAITRAGIEVVQRINIPDDLIPADARVEMDAKMAAGYFTPGAVPDAQELKKAKGRGLSA; this is encoded by the coding sequence ATGTCCGTTGAAGTACCTGCCACCCCGGCAACCCCGGTGCCCACCAGCACCAAAGACAACTCTCCCCGCCACATCCGCCTGACCTCCCACACCGGGGGTTTCGGCGCCCTGCCCATCCGCTGGGGCGCGGCCACCGCGGCCGAACGCGGCCCCGTGGTGGGCACCACCACCAAGCGCGCCCACCGCAACGTCATTGGCACACACAGCGGCTCCTACAGCATCTACCGGGCGCTGGCCGTGGCCTCGGGCGGCCTGTCGCGCGACCACAAGGCCGACCTGACCAACACCGCGCCCACCGACGTGATCGGCCCCTACCCGCAGTGGAGCGAGCCCGGCCGCATCGTGGCCATGGACCCGTGGGGCGCCACCATCGCCACCGAATTCGCGGCCGAGCTGGCCGCGGGCTACGACATCCGGCCCACCATTGCCGTGACGCAGGCCCATGTGATCCTGCCCGAGGTGATCGAGGCCCTGCAAAAAGGCCGCCTCAAGGCCGACGGCAAGGTGCTGACCGCCGGGGGCGCGGCCATGGTGACCAAGGTGGCCGTGGAGCCCGTGTGGTACCTGCCCGGCGTGGCCGAGCGCTTTGGCTGCAGCGAGACCGACCTGCGCCGCGTGCTGTTCGAGGAAACCGGCGGCATGTACCCCGAGCTGGTCACGCGCTCCGACCTGGAGGTCTTTTTGCCGCCCATCGGCGGCCTGACCGCCTACATCTTCGGCAAGCCGCGCGACCTGGCCAACCCCGAGGTCGAGCTGACCGCCCGCGTGCACGACGAGTGCAATGGCTCCGACGTGTTTGGCTCCGACATCTGCACCTGCCGGCCCTACCTGACCCACGCCATTGAAGAATGCATCCAGGGCGCGCAACGTGGCGGCGTGGGCCTGGTGAGCTACTTCCGCAAGGAGGGCCGCGCGCTCGGCGAGGTCACCAAGTTCCTGGTCTACAACGCACGCAAGCGCCAGGTGGGCGGCGACACGGCCGACCAGTACTTCAACCGCACCGAGTGCGTGGCCGGCGTGCAGGACATGCGCTTCCAGGAGCTCATGCCCGACGTGCTCAGCTGGCTGGGCATCCGCAAGATCCACCGGCTCGTGTCCATGAGCAACATGAAGTACGACGCCATCACGCGCGCCGGCATCGAGGTGGTGCAGCGCATCAACATCCCCGACGACCTGATCCCGGCCGACGCGCGCGTGGAGATGGACGCCAAGATGGCGGCTGGCTATTTCACCCCCGGCGCCGTGCCCGACGCCCAGGAGCTGAAGAAAGCCAAAGGCCGGGGCCTGAGCGCATGA
- a CDS encoding URC4/urg3 family protein — MSAPDSTGGAPDLIAASARQTSAAATLRTTTAIRARAAALLARARAGESAWFTVNDAALDSAAHEVAQTTRDRYPDLNIPFHSRWRHFEAGGIDRKATLDGLLGDAHAPAKARAWIDLAVVSVLLDAGAGADWHYTEPASGKRFSRSEGLGVASFHAFMGGLFSSNPAQPLQVDGMGLRGLVADRLAEAFQVSASNPLVGLEGRVVLLRRLGEVLLEQPEVFGADGRPGELFDMLISPLGPDVPPTATVTAHDILSQLLASLSPVWPANNRLGPIPLGDCWRHSAVRGEGDSDGWMPFHKLSQWLTYSLLEPFQWAGVRVLGLDALTGLPEYRNGGLLLDAGVLQLTDPAHAQRVWQPGDELVVEWRALTVALLDELAPLVRALLRLSEAQMPLACVLEGGTWAAGRVLAQRLRGGLPPLGIASDGTVF, encoded by the coding sequence ATGAGCGCGCCCGACAGCACCGGGGGCGCTCCTGATCTGATAGCAGCCAGTGCCCGCCAGACAAGCGCTGCAGCCACTTTGCGCACCACCACCGCGATCCGCGCGCGGGCCGCGGCGCTGCTGGCGCGGGCCCGCGCGGGCGAATCAGCCTGGTTCACCGTCAACGATGCGGCGCTGGACAGCGCCGCGCATGAGGTGGCCCAGACCACGCGCGACCGCTACCCCGACCTGAACATCCCCTTCCACAGCCGCTGGCGCCACTTCGAGGCCGGCGGCATCGACCGCAAGGCCACGCTCGACGGCCTGCTGGGCGACGCGCACGCGCCCGCCAAAGCCCGCGCCTGGATCGACCTGGCCGTGGTCAGCGTGCTGCTGGACGCCGGCGCCGGCGCCGACTGGCACTACACCGAGCCGGCCAGCGGCAAGCGCTTCAGCCGCTCCGAGGGCCTGGGCGTGGCCAGCTTCCACGCCTTCATGGGCGGCCTGTTCTCCAGCAACCCGGCGCAGCCGCTGCAGGTGGACGGCATGGGCCTGCGCGGCCTCGTGGCCGACCGGCTGGCCGAGGCCTTTCAGGTCAGCGCCAGCAACCCGCTGGTCGGCCTGGAGGGCCGCGTGGTGCTGCTGCGCCGCCTGGGCGAGGTGCTGCTGGAGCAGCCCGAGGTGTTTGGCGCCGACGGCCGGCCGGGCGAGCTGTTCGACATGCTGATCAGCCCGCTCGGCCCCGACGTGCCGCCCACCGCCACTGTGACCGCGCACGACATCCTCTCGCAGCTGCTGGCCTCGCTCTCGCCCGTGTGGCCGGCCAACAACCGGCTGGGCCCCATCCCCCTGGGCGACTGCTGGCGCCACAGCGCCGTGCGCGGCGAGGGTGACAGCGACGGCTGGATGCCCTTTCACAAGCTCTCGCAGTGGCTGACCTATTCGCTGCTCGAGCCCTTCCAGTGGGCCGGCGTGCGGGTGCTGGGGCTGGACGCGCTGACCGGCCTGCCCGAGTACCGCAACGGCGGCCTGCTGCTCGATGCCGGGGTGCTGCAGCTCACCGACCCGGCCCATGCCCAGCGGGTCTGGCAGCCCGGCGACGAGCTGGTGGTGGAGTGGCGCGCCCTGACCGTGGCCCTGCTCGACGAACTGGCGCCCCTGGTGCGCGCGCTGCTGCGCCTGAGCGAGGCACAGATGCCGCTGGCCTGCGTGCTTGAAGGCGGCACCTGGGCTGCGGGCCGGGTTCTGGCACAGCGCTTGCGTGGTGGCCTGCCCCCCCTGGGCATTGCCAGCGATGGCACGGTTTTTTAG
- a CDS encoding MFS transporter, with protein MKSTQSMNSGTHSVHGDPAALPGSLVLLLASGAGLAVASIYYSQPMLALLGTELGASASAMGLVPTLTQLGYALGILLLAPLGDRYDRRLIIVAKAALLSLALLAGGLAPGIGLLLVASLVTGLAATLAQDIVPAAATLAPDAHRGKVVGTVMTGLLLGILLSRVVSGFVAEHLGWRVMFVAAAVGVALMGVAMWRRLPRFEPTTRLAYGALLGSLWQLWQRHGALRRAALAQGLIAIGFSAFWSTLAVMLHGEPFHLGASAAGAFGLAGAAGALAAPLAGRLADRRGPELVTRLGIALAMGSFALMLALPWVGPGVGLWLLVASAIGFDLGVQATLVAHQTIVYSIEPGARSRLNAVLFIGMFTGMSLGAALGSLLLARWGWLAVTVLALVSASAALAVRLWPGAARAR; from the coding sequence ATGAAATCAACGCAATCCATGAATTCGGGCACTCATTCCGTGCACGGTGATCCAGCGGCCTTGCCCGGGTCGCTGGTGCTTTTGCTGGCCAGCGGGGCGGGCCTGGCGGTGGCATCGATTTATTACAGCCAGCCCATGCTGGCGCTGCTGGGGACCGAACTGGGGGCCTCCGCCAGTGCCATGGGCCTGGTGCCCACGCTGACCCAGCTGGGCTACGCGTTGGGCATTTTGCTGCTGGCGCCGCTGGGCGACCGCTACGACCGGCGCCTCATCATCGTGGCCAAGGCGGCGCTGCTGAGCCTGGCCTTGCTGGCTGGCGGCCTGGCGCCCGGCATCGGGCTGCTGCTGGTGGCCAGCCTGGTGACCGGGCTGGCCGCCACGCTGGCGCAGGACATCGTGCCGGCAGCCGCCACGCTGGCGCCAGACGCGCACCGGGGCAAGGTGGTTGGCACGGTCATGACCGGGCTGCTGCTGGGCATCCTGCTGTCGCGCGTGGTCAGCGGCTTTGTGGCCGAGCACCTGGGCTGGCGCGTGATGTTCGTGGCCGCCGCCGTGGGCGTGGCGCTCATGGGCGTGGCCATGTGGCGCCGCCTGCCGCGGTTTGAGCCCACCACCCGGCTGGCCTATGGCGCGCTGCTGGGCTCGCTGTGGCAACTCTGGCAACGCCATGGGGCGCTGCGGCGCGCGGCCCTGGCGCAGGGCCTGATTGCCATTGGTTTCAGCGCATTCTGGTCAACACTGGCCGTGATGCTGCACGGCGAGCCGTTTCACCTGGGCGCCTCTGCCGCAGGGGCCTTTGGCCTTGCCGGCGCCGCCGGTGCGCTGGCGGCGCCGCTGGCCGGGCGCCTGGCGGACCGCCGGGGCCCGGAATTGGTGACGCGGCTGGGCATTGCGCTGGCCATGGGGTCGTTTGCGCTCATGCTGGCCTTGCCCTGGGTGGGGCCGGGCGTGGGGCTGTGGCTGCTGGTGGCGAGTGCCATCGGCTTTGACCTGGGCGTGCAGGCGACGCTGGTGGCGCATCAGACCATTGTCTACAGCATCGAACCCGGCGCCCGCAGCCGGCTCAACGCCGTGCTGTTCATCGGCATGTTCACGGGCATGTCGCTGGGCGCGGCACTGGGCAGCCTGCTGCTGGCGCGATGGGGGTGGCTGGCCGTGACCGTGCTGGCGCTGGTGTCGGCCTCGGCCGCGCTGGCGGTGCGCCTGTGGCCGGGGGCGGCCCGGGCGCGGTGA